The following proteins are encoded in a genomic region of Vidua macroura isolate BioBank_ID:100142 chromosome 10, ASM2450914v1, whole genome shotgun sequence:
- the AGFG1 gene encoding arf-GAP domain and FG repeat-containing protein 1 isoform X6: MTTFTQQEIEFLQKHGNEVCKQIWLGLFDDRSSAIPDFRDPQKVKEFLQEKYEKKRWYVPPEQAKVVASVHASISGSSASSTSSTPEVKPLKSLLGEAAPTLHLNKGTPSQSPVVVRSQGQQQQEKKQFDLLSDLGSDIFAAAPPQSTATANFANFAHFNSHTAQNSANAGFANFDAFGQSSGSSNFGGFPTASQSPFQPQNTAFRTLSSSCSFGEFTSAFPLQAVHSGSAGSVNANFAHFDNFPKSSSADFGSFNASQSNATAAAASKAAVNKLNLQSADKYAALANLDNIFSAGQGGSEQGSGFSTAVSSAGPALSAPNQSSASSDKYAALAELDSVFSSTATSSNAYTATSNVSSNAFGTVPVAATAQTQPASSSVPAPFGATPSTNPFVAAPVAPVAPSTNPFQTNSRGATGLSGAMHSHIFPQAHFAATFGTASMSMPAGFGTPASYSLPTSYSGNFQQPTFPTQAAFPQQTAFAQQPNGAGFATFGQAKPVVTPFGQVAAVGVSSNPFMAGAPTGQFPTGSSSTNPFL, translated from the exons ATGACTACGTTCACACAACAGGAAATAGAATTTCTGCAGAAACATGGAAATGAA gtgTGCAAACAGATTTGGCTAGGCCTATTTGATGATAGATCATCAGCAATTCCAGACTTCAGGGATCCACAGAAAGTAAAGGAATTTCtacaggaaaaatatgaaaagaaaagatg GTATGTTCCTCCAGAGCAAGCAAAGGTGGTGGCATCAGTCCATGCATCCATATCGGGGTCTTCTGCCAGTAGTACAAGCAGCACACCTGAGGTGAAGCCACTCAAATCTCTCTTGGGAGAAGCTGCACCCACACTGCACTTAAACAAGGGCACACCTAGCCAA TCTCCTGTTGTAGTTCGATCTCAAGGACAGcagcaacaagaaaagaaacaatttgaCCTCCTCAGTGACCTTGGCTCAGATatctttgctgctgctcctcctcagtCAACTGCTACAGCGAATTTTGCGAATTTTGCACACTTCAATAGTCATACAG CGCAGAACTCTGCCAATGCAGGTTTTGCAAACTTTGATGCATTTGGACAGTCTAGTGGCTCGAGTAATTTTGGAGGTTTCCCCACAGCAAGTCAGTCTCCTTTTCAGCCCCAAAATACAG CGTTCAGAACGCTTTCATCTAGCTGCAGTTTTGGTGAATTTACTtcagcttttcctctccaggctgtACACA GTGGAAGTGCTGGATCAGTGAATGCTAATTTTGCTCACTTTGATAACTTCCCCAAATCCTCCAGTGCTGATTTTGGATCCTTCAATGCTTCTCAGAGCAAcgccacagcagctgcagccagtaAAGCTGCAGTGAATAAACTGAATCTTCAGTCAGCTGACAAATATGCAGCTCTTGCTAATTTAGATAATATCTTCAGTGCAGGGCAAG GTGGGAGTGAGCAGGGAAGTGGCTTCAGCACAGCAGTGTCCTCAGCAGGCCCTGCCTTGTCAGCCCCCAACCAGTCAAGTGCGTCTTCGGACAAGTACGCGGCGCTGGCGGAGCTGGACAGCGTGTTCAGCTCCACGGCCACCTCCAGCAACGCGTACACTGCCACCAGTAACGTCAGCAG CAATGCTTTTGGAACAGTACCTGTAGCTGCTACTGCACAGACACAGCCTGCATCTTCAAGCGTGCCTGCTCCATTTGGAG CAACACCCTCCACAAATCCATTTGTAGCTGCCCCTGTTGCCCCAGTGGCACCTTCAACAAATCCATTCCAGACCAATAGCCGAGGAGCAACAG GCCTCTCGGGAGCAATGCACTCTCACATATTTCCTCAGGCTCATTTTG CAGCAACATTTGGTACTGCATCCATGAGCATGCCGGCAGGATTTGGAACTCCTGCCTCCTACAGTCTTCCTACTAGTTATAGTGGCAACTTCCAGCAGCCCACCTTCCCAACCCAGGCAGCTTTCCCTCAACAGACTGCTTTTGCTCAACAGCCAAATG gagcAGGTTTTGCTACATTTGGGCAAGCAAAGCCTGTAGTAACTCCTTTTGGACAAGTTGCAGCTGTTGGAGTATCTAGTAACCCTTTTATG GCTGGTGCACCAACAGGACAATTTCCAACAGGAAGCTCATCAACCAATCCTTTCTTATAG
- the AGFG1 gene encoding arf-GAP domain and FG repeat-containing protein 1 isoform X8 translates to MVCKQIWLGLFDDRSSAIPDFRDPQKVKEFLQEKYEKKRWYVPPEQAKVVASVHASISGSSASSTSSTPEVKPLKSLLGEAAPTLHLNKGTPSQSPVVVRSQGQQQQEKKQFDLLSDLGSDIFAAAPPQSTATANFANFAHFNSHTAQNSANAGFANFDAFGQSSGSSNFGGFPTASQSPFQPQNTAFRTLSSSCSFGEFTSAFPLQAVHSGSAGSVNANFAHFDNFPKSSSADFGSFNASQSNATAAAASKAAVNKLNLQSADKYAALANLDNIFSAGQGGSEQGSGFSTAVSSAGPALSAPNQSSASSDKYAALAELDSVFSSTATSSNAYTATSNVSSNAFGTVPVAATAQTQPASSSVPAPFGATPSTNPFVAAPVAPVAPSTNPFQTNSRGATGLSGAMHSHIFPQAHFAATFGTASMSMPAGFGTPASYSLPTSYSGNFQQPTFPTQAAFPQQTAFAQQPNGAGFATFGQAKPVVTPFGQVAAVGVSSNPFMAGAPTGQFPTGSSSTNPFL, encoded by the exons ATG gtgTGCAAACAGATTTGGCTAGGCCTATTTGATGATAGATCATCAGCAATTCCAGACTTCAGGGATCCACAGAAAGTAAAGGAATTTCtacaggaaaaatatgaaaagaaaagatg GTATGTTCCTCCAGAGCAAGCAAAGGTGGTGGCATCAGTCCATGCATCCATATCGGGGTCTTCTGCCAGTAGTACAAGCAGCACACCTGAGGTGAAGCCACTCAAATCTCTCTTGGGAGAAGCTGCACCCACACTGCACTTAAACAAGGGCACACCTAGCCAA TCTCCTGTTGTAGTTCGATCTCAAGGACAGcagcaacaagaaaagaaacaatttgaCCTCCTCAGTGACCTTGGCTCAGATatctttgctgctgctcctcctcagtCAACTGCTACAGCGAATTTTGCGAATTTTGCACACTTCAATAGTCATACAG CGCAGAACTCTGCCAATGCAGGTTTTGCAAACTTTGATGCATTTGGACAGTCTAGTGGCTCGAGTAATTTTGGAGGTTTCCCCACAGCAAGTCAGTCTCCTTTTCAGCCCCAAAATACAG CGTTCAGAACGCTTTCATCTAGCTGCAGTTTTGGTGAATTTACTtcagcttttcctctccaggctgtACACA GTGGAAGTGCTGGATCAGTGAATGCTAATTTTGCTCACTTTGATAACTTCCCCAAATCCTCCAGTGCTGATTTTGGATCCTTCAATGCTTCTCAGAGCAAcgccacagcagctgcagccagtaAAGCTGCAGTGAATAAACTGAATCTTCAGTCAGCTGACAAATATGCAGCTCTTGCTAATTTAGATAATATCTTCAGTGCAGGGCAAG GTGGGAGTGAGCAGGGAAGTGGCTTCAGCACAGCAGTGTCCTCAGCAGGCCCTGCCTTGTCAGCCCCCAACCAGTCAAGTGCGTCTTCGGACAAGTACGCGGCGCTGGCGGAGCTGGACAGCGTGTTCAGCTCCACGGCCACCTCCAGCAACGCGTACACTGCCACCAGTAACGTCAGCAG CAATGCTTTTGGAACAGTACCTGTAGCTGCTACTGCACAGACACAGCCTGCATCTTCAAGCGTGCCTGCTCCATTTGGAG CAACACCCTCCACAAATCCATTTGTAGCTGCCCCTGTTGCCCCAGTGGCACCTTCAACAAATCCATTCCAGACCAATAGCCGAGGAGCAACAG GCCTCTCGGGAGCAATGCACTCTCACATATTTCCTCAGGCTCATTTTG CAGCAACATTTGGTACTGCATCCATGAGCATGCCGGCAGGATTTGGAACTCCTGCCTCCTACAGTCTTCCTACTAGTTATAGTGGCAACTTCCAGCAGCCCACCTTCCCAACCCAGGCAGCTTTCCCTCAACAGACTGCTTTTGCTCAACAGCCAAATG gagcAGGTTTTGCTACATTTGGGCAAGCAAAGCCTGTAGTAACTCCTTTTGGACAAGTTGCAGCTGTTGGAGTATCTAGTAACCCTTTTATG GCTGGTGCACCAACAGGACAATTTCCAACAGGAAGCTCATCAACCAATCCTTTCTTATAG
- the AGFG1 gene encoding arf-GAP domain and FG repeat-containing protein 1 isoform X2 — MAASAKRKQEEKHLKLLREMSSLPPNRKCFDCDQRGPTYTDMTVGSFVCTSCSGILRGLNPPHRVKSISMTTFTQQEIEFLQKHGNEVCKQIWLGLFDDRSSAIPDFRDPQKVKEFLQEKYEKKRWYVPPEQAKVVASVHASISGSSASSTSSTPEVKPLKSLLGEAAPTLHLNKGTPSQSPVVVRSQGQQQQEKKQFDLLSDLGSDIFAAAPPQSTATANFANFAHFNSHTAQNSANAGFANFDAFGQSSGSSNFGGFPTASQSPFQPQNTAFRTLSSSCSFGEFTSAFPLQAVHSGSAGSVNANFAHFDNFPKSSSADFGSFNASQSNATAAAASKAAVNKLNLQSADKYAALANLDNIFSAGQGGSEQGSGFSTAVSSAGPALSAPNQSSASSDKYAALAELDSVFSSTATSSNAYTATSNVSSNAFGTVPVAATAQTQPASSSVPAPFGATPSTNPFVAAPVAPVAPSTNPFQTNSRGATAATFGTASMSMPAGFGTPASYSLPTSYSGNFQQPTFPTQAAFPQQTAFAQQPNGAGFATFGQAKPVVTPFGQVAAVGVSSNPFMAGAPTGQFPTGSSSTNPFL, encoded by the exons GCGGGGCTTGAATCCACCCCACAGAGTGAAGTCGATTTCAATGACTACGTTCACACAACAGGAAATAGAATTTCTGCAGAAACATGGAAATGAA gtgTGCAAACAGATTTGGCTAGGCCTATTTGATGATAGATCATCAGCAATTCCAGACTTCAGGGATCCACAGAAAGTAAAGGAATTTCtacaggaaaaatatgaaaagaaaagatg GTATGTTCCTCCAGAGCAAGCAAAGGTGGTGGCATCAGTCCATGCATCCATATCGGGGTCTTCTGCCAGTAGTACAAGCAGCACACCTGAGGTGAAGCCACTCAAATCTCTCTTGGGAGAAGCTGCACCCACACTGCACTTAAACAAGGGCACACCTAGCCAA TCTCCTGTTGTAGTTCGATCTCAAGGACAGcagcaacaagaaaagaaacaatttgaCCTCCTCAGTGACCTTGGCTCAGATatctttgctgctgctcctcctcagtCAACTGCTACAGCGAATTTTGCGAATTTTGCACACTTCAATAGTCATACAG CGCAGAACTCTGCCAATGCAGGTTTTGCAAACTTTGATGCATTTGGACAGTCTAGTGGCTCGAGTAATTTTGGAGGTTTCCCCACAGCAAGTCAGTCTCCTTTTCAGCCCCAAAATACAG CGTTCAGAACGCTTTCATCTAGCTGCAGTTTTGGTGAATTTACTtcagcttttcctctccaggctgtACACA GTGGAAGTGCTGGATCAGTGAATGCTAATTTTGCTCACTTTGATAACTTCCCCAAATCCTCCAGTGCTGATTTTGGATCCTTCAATGCTTCTCAGAGCAAcgccacagcagctgcagccagtaAAGCTGCAGTGAATAAACTGAATCTTCAGTCAGCTGACAAATATGCAGCTCTTGCTAATTTAGATAATATCTTCAGTGCAGGGCAAG GTGGGAGTGAGCAGGGAAGTGGCTTCAGCACAGCAGTGTCCTCAGCAGGCCCTGCCTTGTCAGCCCCCAACCAGTCAAGTGCGTCTTCGGACAAGTACGCGGCGCTGGCGGAGCTGGACAGCGTGTTCAGCTCCACGGCCACCTCCAGCAACGCGTACACTGCCACCAGTAACGTCAGCAG CAATGCTTTTGGAACAGTACCTGTAGCTGCTACTGCACAGACACAGCCTGCATCTTCAAGCGTGCCTGCTCCATTTGGAG CAACACCCTCCACAAATCCATTTGTAGCTGCCCCTGTTGCCCCAGTGGCACCTTCAACAAATCCATTCCAGACCAATAGCCGAGGAGCAACAG CAGCAACATTTGGTACTGCATCCATGAGCATGCCGGCAGGATTTGGAACTCCTGCCTCCTACAGTCTTCCTACTAGTTATAGTGGCAACTTCCAGCAGCCCACCTTCCCAACCCAGGCAGCTTTCCCTCAACAGACTGCTTTTGCTCAACAGCCAAATG gagcAGGTTTTGCTACATTTGGGCAAGCAAAGCCTGTAGTAACTCCTTTTGGACAAGTTGCAGCTGTTGGAGTATCTAGTAACCCTTTTATG GCTGGTGCACCAACAGGACAATTTCCAACAGGAAGCTCATCAACCAATCCTTTCTTATAG
- the AGFG1 gene encoding arf-GAP domain and FG repeat-containing protein 1 isoform X1 — MAASAKRKQEEKHLKLLREMSSLPPNRKCFDCDQRGPTYTDMTVGSFVCTSCSGILRGLNPPHRVKSISMTTFTQQEIEFLQKHGNEVCKQIWLGLFDDRSSAIPDFRDPQKVKEFLQEKYEKKRWYVPPEQAKVVASVHASISGSSASSTSSTPEVKPLKSLLGEAAPTLHLNKGTPSQSPVVVRSQGQQQQEKKQFDLLSDLGSDIFAAAPPQSTATANFANFAHFNSHTAQNSANAGFANFDAFGQSSGSSNFGGFPTASQSPFQPQNTAFRTLSSSCSFGEFTSAFPLQAVHSGSAGSVNANFAHFDNFPKSSSADFGSFNASQSNATAAAASKAAVNKLNLQSADKYAALANLDNIFSAGQGGSEQGSGFSTAVSSAGPALSAPNQSSASSDKYAALAELDSVFSSTATSSNAYTATSNVSSNAFGTVPVAATAQTQPASSSVPAPFGATPSTNPFVAAPVAPVAPSTNPFQTNSRGATGLSGAMHSHIFPQAHFAATFGTASMSMPAGFGTPASYSLPTSYSGNFQQPTFPTQAAFPQQTAFAQQPNGAGFATFGQAKPVVTPFGQVAAVGVSSNPFMAGAPTGQFPTGSSSTNPFL, encoded by the exons GCGGGGCTTGAATCCACCCCACAGAGTGAAGTCGATTTCAATGACTACGTTCACACAACAGGAAATAGAATTTCTGCAGAAACATGGAAATGAA gtgTGCAAACAGATTTGGCTAGGCCTATTTGATGATAGATCATCAGCAATTCCAGACTTCAGGGATCCACAGAAAGTAAAGGAATTTCtacaggaaaaatatgaaaagaaaagatg GTATGTTCCTCCAGAGCAAGCAAAGGTGGTGGCATCAGTCCATGCATCCATATCGGGGTCTTCTGCCAGTAGTACAAGCAGCACACCTGAGGTGAAGCCACTCAAATCTCTCTTGGGAGAAGCTGCACCCACACTGCACTTAAACAAGGGCACACCTAGCCAA TCTCCTGTTGTAGTTCGATCTCAAGGACAGcagcaacaagaaaagaaacaatttgaCCTCCTCAGTGACCTTGGCTCAGATatctttgctgctgctcctcctcagtCAACTGCTACAGCGAATTTTGCGAATTTTGCACACTTCAATAGTCATACAG CGCAGAACTCTGCCAATGCAGGTTTTGCAAACTTTGATGCATTTGGACAGTCTAGTGGCTCGAGTAATTTTGGAGGTTTCCCCACAGCAAGTCAGTCTCCTTTTCAGCCCCAAAATACAG CGTTCAGAACGCTTTCATCTAGCTGCAGTTTTGGTGAATTTACTtcagcttttcctctccaggctgtACACA GTGGAAGTGCTGGATCAGTGAATGCTAATTTTGCTCACTTTGATAACTTCCCCAAATCCTCCAGTGCTGATTTTGGATCCTTCAATGCTTCTCAGAGCAAcgccacagcagctgcagccagtaAAGCTGCAGTGAATAAACTGAATCTTCAGTCAGCTGACAAATATGCAGCTCTTGCTAATTTAGATAATATCTTCAGTGCAGGGCAAG GTGGGAGTGAGCAGGGAAGTGGCTTCAGCACAGCAGTGTCCTCAGCAGGCCCTGCCTTGTCAGCCCCCAACCAGTCAAGTGCGTCTTCGGACAAGTACGCGGCGCTGGCGGAGCTGGACAGCGTGTTCAGCTCCACGGCCACCTCCAGCAACGCGTACACTGCCACCAGTAACGTCAGCAG CAATGCTTTTGGAACAGTACCTGTAGCTGCTACTGCACAGACACAGCCTGCATCTTCAAGCGTGCCTGCTCCATTTGGAG CAACACCCTCCACAAATCCATTTGTAGCTGCCCCTGTTGCCCCAGTGGCACCTTCAACAAATCCATTCCAGACCAATAGCCGAGGAGCAACAG GCCTCTCGGGAGCAATGCACTCTCACATATTTCCTCAGGCTCATTTTG CAGCAACATTTGGTACTGCATCCATGAGCATGCCGGCAGGATTTGGAACTCCTGCCTCCTACAGTCTTCCTACTAGTTATAGTGGCAACTTCCAGCAGCCCACCTTCCCAACCCAGGCAGCTTTCCCTCAACAGACTGCTTTTGCTCAACAGCCAAATG gagcAGGTTTTGCTACATTTGGGCAAGCAAAGCCTGTAGTAACTCCTTTTGGACAAGTTGCAGCTGTTGGAGTATCTAGTAACCCTTTTATG GCTGGTGCACCAACAGGACAATTTCCAACAGGAAGCTCATCAACCAATCCTTTCTTATAG
- the AGFG1 gene encoding arf-GAP domain and FG repeat-containing protein 1 isoform X4, producing MAASAKRKQEEKHLKLLREMSSLPPNRKCFDCDQRGPTYTDMTVGSFVCTSCSGILRGLNPPHRVKSISMTTFTQQEIEFLQKHGNEVCKQIWLGLFDDRSSAIPDFRDPQKVKEFLQEKYEKKRWYVPPEQAKVVASVHASISGSSASSTSSTPEVKPLKSLLGEAAPTLHLNKGTPSQSPVVVRSQGQQQQEKKQFDLLSDLGSDIFAAAPPQSTATANFANFAHFNSHTAQNSANAGFANFDAFGQSSGSSNFGGFPTASQSPFQPQNTGGSAGSVNANFAHFDNFPKSSSADFGSFNASQSNATAAAASKAAVNKLNLQSADKYAALANLDNIFSAGQGGSEQGSGFSTAVSSAGPALSAPNQSSASSDKYAALAELDSVFSSTATSSNAYTATSNVSSNAFGTVPVAATAQTQPASSSVPAPFGATPSTNPFVAAPVAPVAPSTNPFQTNSRGATAATFGTASMSMPAGFGTPASYSLPTSYSGNFQQPTFPTQAAFPQQTAFAQQPNGAGFATFGQAKPVVTPFGQVAAVGVSSNPFMAGAPTGQFPTGSSSTNPFL from the exons GCGGGGCTTGAATCCACCCCACAGAGTGAAGTCGATTTCAATGACTACGTTCACACAACAGGAAATAGAATTTCTGCAGAAACATGGAAATGAA gtgTGCAAACAGATTTGGCTAGGCCTATTTGATGATAGATCATCAGCAATTCCAGACTTCAGGGATCCACAGAAAGTAAAGGAATTTCtacaggaaaaatatgaaaagaaaagatg GTATGTTCCTCCAGAGCAAGCAAAGGTGGTGGCATCAGTCCATGCATCCATATCGGGGTCTTCTGCCAGTAGTACAAGCAGCACACCTGAGGTGAAGCCACTCAAATCTCTCTTGGGAGAAGCTGCACCCACACTGCACTTAAACAAGGGCACACCTAGCCAA TCTCCTGTTGTAGTTCGATCTCAAGGACAGcagcaacaagaaaagaaacaatttgaCCTCCTCAGTGACCTTGGCTCAGATatctttgctgctgctcctcctcagtCAACTGCTACAGCGAATTTTGCGAATTTTGCACACTTCAATAGTCATACAG CGCAGAACTCTGCCAATGCAGGTTTTGCAAACTTTGATGCATTTGGACAGTCTAGTGGCTCGAGTAATTTTGGAGGTTTCCCCACAGCAAGTCAGTCTCCTTTTCAGCCCCAAAATACAG GTGGAAGTGCTGGATCAGTGAATGCTAATTTTGCTCACTTTGATAACTTCCCCAAATCCTCCAGTGCTGATTTTGGATCCTTCAATGCTTCTCAGAGCAAcgccacagcagctgcagccagtaAAGCTGCAGTGAATAAACTGAATCTTCAGTCAGCTGACAAATATGCAGCTCTTGCTAATTTAGATAATATCTTCAGTGCAGGGCAAG GTGGGAGTGAGCAGGGAAGTGGCTTCAGCACAGCAGTGTCCTCAGCAGGCCCTGCCTTGTCAGCCCCCAACCAGTCAAGTGCGTCTTCGGACAAGTACGCGGCGCTGGCGGAGCTGGACAGCGTGTTCAGCTCCACGGCCACCTCCAGCAACGCGTACACTGCCACCAGTAACGTCAGCAG CAATGCTTTTGGAACAGTACCTGTAGCTGCTACTGCACAGACACAGCCTGCATCTTCAAGCGTGCCTGCTCCATTTGGAG CAACACCCTCCACAAATCCATTTGTAGCTGCCCCTGTTGCCCCAGTGGCACCTTCAACAAATCCATTCCAGACCAATAGCCGAGGAGCAACAG CAGCAACATTTGGTACTGCATCCATGAGCATGCCGGCAGGATTTGGAACTCCTGCCTCCTACAGTCTTCCTACTAGTTATAGTGGCAACTTCCAGCAGCCCACCTTCCCAACCCAGGCAGCTTTCCCTCAACAGACTGCTTTTGCTCAACAGCCAAATG gagcAGGTTTTGCTACATTTGGGCAAGCAAAGCCTGTAGTAACTCCTTTTGGACAAGTTGCAGCTGTTGGAGTATCTAGTAACCCTTTTATG GCTGGTGCACCAACAGGACAATTTCCAACAGGAAGCTCATCAACCAATCCTTTCTTATAG
- the AGFG1 gene encoding arf-GAP domain and FG repeat-containing protein 1 isoform X3, giving the protein MAASAKRKQEEKHLKLLREMSSLPPNRKCFDCDQRGPTYTDMTVGSFVCTSCSGILRGLNPPHRVKSISMTTFTQQEIEFLQKHGNEVCKQIWLGLFDDRSSAIPDFRDPQKVKEFLQEKYEKKRWYVPPEQAKVVASVHASISGSSASSTSSTPEVKPLKSLLGEAAPTLHLNKGTPSQSPVVVRSQGQQQQEKKQFDLLSDLGSDIFAAAPPQSTATANFANFAHFNSHTAQNSANAGFANFDAFGQSSGSSNFGGFPTASQSPFQPQNTGGSAGSVNANFAHFDNFPKSSSADFGSFNASQSNATAAAASKAAVNKLNLQSADKYAALANLDNIFSAGQGGSEQGSGFSTAVSSAGPALSAPNQSSASSDKYAALAELDSVFSSTATSSNAYTATSNVSSNAFGTVPVAATAQTQPASSSVPAPFGATPSTNPFVAAPVAPVAPSTNPFQTNSRGATGLSGAMHSHIFPQAHFAATFGTASMSMPAGFGTPASYSLPTSYSGNFQQPTFPTQAAFPQQTAFAQQPNGAGFATFGQAKPVVTPFGQVAAVGVSSNPFMAGAPTGQFPTGSSSTNPFL; this is encoded by the exons GCGGGGCTTGAATCCACCCCACAGAGTGAAGTCGATTTCAATGACTACGTTCACACAACAGGAAATAGAATTTCTGCAGAAACATGGAAATGAA gtgTGCAAACAGATTTGGCTAGGCCTATTTGATGATAGATCATCAGCAATTCCAGACTTCAGGGATCCACAGAAAGTAAAGGAATTTCtacaggaaaaatatgaaaagaaaagatg GTATGTTCCTCCAGAGCAAGCAAAGGTGGTGGCATCAGTCCATGCATCCATATCGGGGTCTTCTGCCAGTAGTACAAGCAGCACACCTGAGGTGAAGCCACTCAAATCTCTCTTGGGAGAAGCTGCACCCACACTGCACTTAAACAAGGGCACACCTAGCCAA TCTCCTGTTGTAGTTCGATCTCAAGGACAGcagcaacaagaaaagaaacaatttgaCCTCCTCAGTGACCTTGGCTCAGATatctttgctgctgctcctcctcagtCAACTGCTACAGCGAATTTTGCGAATTTTGCACACTTCAATAGTCATACAG CGCAGAACTCTGCCAATGCAGGTTTTGCAAACTTTGATGCATTTGGACAGTCTAGTGGCTCGAGTAATTTTGGAGGTTTCCCCACAGCAAGTCAGTCTCCTTTTCAGCCCCAAAATACAG GTGGAAGTGCTGGATCAGTGAATGCTAATTTTGCTCACTTTGATAACTTCCCCAAATCCTCCAGTGCTGATTTTGGATCCTTCAATGCTTCTCAGAGCAAcgccacagcagctgcagccagtaAAGCTGCAGTGAATAAACTGAATCTTCAGTCAGCTGACAAATATGCAGCTCTTGCTAATTTAGATAATATCTTCAGTGCAGGGCAAG GTGGGAGTGAGCAGGGAAGTGGCTTCAGCACAGCAGTGTCCTCAGCAGGCCCTGCCTTGTCAGCCCCCAACCAGTCAAGTGCGTCTTCGGACAAGTACGCGGCGCTGGCGGAGCTGGACAGCGTGTTCAGCTCCACGGCCACCTCCAGCAACGCGTACACTGCCACCAGTAACGTCAGCAG CAATGCTTTTGGAACAGTACCTGTAGCTGCTACTGCACAGACACAGCCTGCATCTTCAAGCGTGCCTGCTCCATTTGGAG CAACACCCTCCACAAATCCATTTGTAGCTGCCCCTGTTGCCCCAGTGGCACCTTCAACAAATCCATTCCAGACCAATAGCCGAGGAGCAACAG GCCTCTCGGGAGCAATGCACTCTCACATATTTCCTCAGGCTCATTTTG CAGCAACATTTGGTACTGCATCCATGAGCATGCCGGCAGGATTTGGAACTCCTGCCTCCTACAGTCTTCCTACTAGTTATAGTGGCAACTTCCAGCAGCCCACCTTCCCAACCCAGGCAGCTTTCCCTCAACAGACTGCTTTTGCTCAACAGCCAAATG gagcAGGTTTTGCTACATTTGGGCAAGCAAAGCCTGTAGTAACTCCTTTTGGACAAGTTGCAGCTGTTGGAGTATCTAGTAACCCTTTTATG GCTGGTGCACCAACAGGACAATTTCCAACAGGAAGCTCATCAACCAATCCTTTCTTATAG